One window from the genome of Cryptomeria japonica chromosome 6, Sugi_1.0, whole genome shotgun sequence encodes:
- the LOC131077624 gene encoding cytochrome P450 734A1, whose protein sequence is MGSTFLLWFAPVAGTNIADPQLVQEILSLRSDDYEKIEANNALKKLEGEELLDLKGEKYGLSTEESLILLFTWKISK, encoded by the coding sequence GGAGCACATTCTTGCTTTGGTTTGCACCTGTTGCAGGGACAAATATTGCAGATCCCCAGCTGGTGCAAGAGATACTCTCTCTGAGGTCTGATGATTATGAGAAAATTGAGGCCAATAATGCTCTGAAGAAATTGGAAGGTGAAGAGTTACTGGACTTGAAAGGCGAGAAATATGGGCTCAGCACAGAAGAATCATTAATCCTGCTTTTCACATGGAAAATATCAAAGTAA